The Streptomyces rimosus genomic interval ACGCCCGAGGAGATCGTCACCGACCAGATCAACGCGGGCGCCTACGTCTTCAACCGCTCGGTCATCGACACCATCCCCACCGGCCGCCCGGTCTCCGTCGAGCGCGAGACCTTCCCTGGCCTGCTGGCGGACGGCGCCCACCTCCAGGGCATGGTCGACTCCACCTACTGGCTCGACCTGGGCACCCCGCACGCCTTCGTCCGCGGCTCCGCCGACCTGGTGCTGGGCCGCGCCCCGTCCCCGGCCGTCCCCGGCCGCTGCGGCGACCGGCTGGTGCTGGACACCGCCGACGTCGCCCCGGACGCCAAGCTCACCGGCGGCACGGCCATCGGCCCCCGGGCCCGGGTCGGCGCGGGCGCGCGTATCGACGGCAGCACGGTCCTGGAGGGCGCCGTCGTCGAGCCCGGCGCCCGCGTCCACGACTCGCTGATCGGCGTCGGGGCCCGCATCGGCGCCCGTACGGTCCTGGAAGGCGCGGTCATCGGCGACGGCGCGGTGATCGGCGCCGACAACGAGCTGCTCGACGGCATACGGGTGTGGTGCGGCGCGCAGATACCGGAGGCGTCGGTGCGGTTCTCCTCGGACCAGTAGGCCGCTCCTCTTCGGGCAGGCAGGACGGGGGAGACCCCTGCCACTCCGGGACCTCGCGCCCCGTCACCGCGCACCCGCATCACTTACCCTGGCCGGATGCCCGCCCCCCTCCGCCGCACCTGGGTCCCGCCCGGCCCGTACGACCTGCACCGGACCCTCGGTGTGCTCGGGCGCGGGCCCGGCGACCCGGCGTTCCGGGTGGCGGACGGCGCCGTCCGGCGGGCCAGCCGTACACCGCTGGGCCCGGCCACCCTGTGCGTACGGGCGCGGCCCGGCGCAGGGGAGATCGAGGCCGAGGCATGGGGGCCGGGCGCCGCATGGATGCTGGACGGACTGCCCGCCCTGCTGGGCGAGGGGGACGATCCGGCGGCCTTCACCCCGCGGCACCGCCTCGTCCATGAGGCGCGCCGCCGCCACCCCGGCGTACGACTGGCCCGTACCGGCCTGGTCCTGGAGTCGCTGATCCCCTCGATCCTGGAGCAGAAGGTCACCTCCGACGAGGCGTACCGCGCCTGGCGCCTCCTCCTCCAGCGGCACGGCGAGCCCGCGCCCGGCCCCTGGGACCGGCTGCGCGTGATGCCCGATCCGCGCGGCTGGGCGCTGATCCCGTCCTGGGAATGGCACCGCGCGGGCGTCGACGACAAACGGTCGGCCACGATCCTGCGGGCCGTACGCGTCGCCCGCCGCCTGGAAGAGGCCGCGGCCATGGACCTGCCGGACGCCCTGCACCGGCTCCAGCTGGTCCAGGGCATCGGCCCGTGGACGGCCGCCGAGGCGCTCCAGCGCTCCAACGGCGCGCCCGACGCGATCACCGTCGGCGACCTGCACCTGCCGCGCA includes:
- a CDS encoding DNA-3-methyladenine glycosylase family protein — protein: MPAPLRRTWVPPGPYDLHRTLGVLGRGPGDPAFRVADGAVRRASRTPLGPATLCVRARPGAGEIEAEAWGPGAAWMLDGLPALLGEGDDPAAFTPRHRLVHEARRRHPGVRLARTGLVLESLIPSILEQKVTSDEAYRAWRLLLQRHGEPAPGPWDRLRVMPDPRGWALIPSWEWHRAGVDDKRSATILRAVRVARRLEEAAAMDLPDALHRLQLVQGIGPWTAAEALQRSNGAPDAITVGDLHLPRIVGYALTGRRDGTDEQMLELLAPYEGQRHRATRFILLSGRTLPRRAPRFPVGNIAPL
- the manB gene encoding mannose-1-phosphate guanylyltransferase, encoding MTEAILLVGGKGTRLRPLTVHTPKPMVPAAGVPFLTHQLARARAAGVEHIVLATSYLAEVFEPYFGDGSALGLHLEYVTEEEPLGTGGAIRNVASRLHSAPDDPVLIFNGDILTGLDIEALVDTHRTAGADVSLHLTKVADPRAFGLVPTDETGRVTAFLEKPQTPEEIVTDQINAGAYVFNRSVIDTIPTGRPVSVERETFPGLLADGAHLQGMVDSTYWLDLGTPHAFVRGSADLVLGRAPSPAVPGRCGDRLVLDTADVAPDAKLTGGTAIGPRARVGAGARIDGSTVLEGAVVEPGARVHDSLIGVGARIGARTVLEGAVIGDGAVIGADNELLDGIRVWCGAQIPEASVRFSSDQ